From the genome of Tenrec ecaudatus isolate mTenEca1 chromosome 1, mTenEca1.hap1, whole genome shotgun sequence:
tcatATTCCATTAATTCAGAATATTTTATAATATCAACTGTCCAGATATTGAATTGAGTTTACTTGATAATGACATGTGATAACCATTGTTTTCAAAAATTGAAATTGGAACTCATTGCTCAGATGCCATATTCAAGGGTGTAAGTTTTGATGGACTCATGCAAGACTATGGCATATCCCAAGTAATTTGCTCGATCCATGTGCTACCCATTTAACCAGCtgaaatatttctaatattcTTTAACTTTGAAGCCAGTTGCTTCACTGGAACAGATCTATTTACGTATTATTTCAATACAAgggtgtctttttaaaaatatacttaaaTGCCTTAAGCGAAGCTTGAAATTTATTTTCCAATAGCATTTGTTCTTGATTACATGCTCCCTCTTGAAATAGCTTAATGTCATATGAAACCATTTTTGGTACAGTCTCGGCCattacatcttcttttgatacttcgtGCATTATATTTTTGCCCATGTAATTTTTCAGTTATACAGCTTTAGACTTGAAGTTTTTCTTCAATTCTATTTTaacaaaatcattttgttggggctcttCAGTACTTTATGTTTCAGCTATGCTGAGTGTGCTGTTCCCTTCTGATTTTATAGCTCCAAGTCTTTGCGCATTTCATTACACTATTTGGCTTTGTCTCTTAAGATACCTTTAAAAACGTTCTGTTGAGTTCCTTTATTTAATCAttgcttccatttactttagctattctatgttcaacttcaagtttcagagtctcttttgaaatatgctttgctttttcatttcttcctttattttaatGATCCTTTTCTTTCTCCGTGTATTATGTTCTTGGTGTCATCCTATAATCCATCTAGCCTTAGATCAATTATTAATAtgtttaatgtgtcaaatctatgTTTAAGAAGGTCTCTAAAATCAGGAGAGATATATTCAAGGTCAGATTTTgactctcatgaacttgttttaatttttttcaccttCAATATGAACTGAATGTAACCACTTTATGTTCTAATCCACAGTCTGGCTGAGGATACTGATCTTATACATCATCTATTCCCATAGATTTAATTATTTtggttccttttatttttttttaaatacatgctTGTCATGAAGTTGTAAGTCTTGCAAAACTCCATCAcgattgagttagttagtttattgtgaaaACCTGGCTGATagacaagtggggttaattgaagggcagagggataaatggctcagtgagcctcatctttctagttctcagggtgcagctgccttagcagttccctgcttcagcttgcaaggctgacttcctgcaaaacatcgcCAAGAAgaaactgcatggacctaccccgatgcagacctgggtgctggagtagccgtgtggagactactgccagcactgagatgcttacacattcactaattcgggtttcctcctgcagtaggcatcatagTATGTGTCTTTTTTGACatagagaaggactttgtggattggtgttggacatatgggttaatgggttaattatGGACTTGtggattgggcagcactgggttgggatgttttcttgatgtgcacttaccatttatataaaactctctcttatacatgagtttctgtggatttgtttctctaaagtacccagactcatacAATGATATTTCTAGCTTTGTTTTAGTATCACCAAGATCAAACTTTCCAACTATTCATTCCAACTTCCTCTTTGATCCCTACAGTCCTCTtccaaaaatgaataattattcatGCATATTTATTACATGTTTTCTCAATTAaaggaagaagttggtagaattcatcaaGTTCTTTAgcactagttttagtggttggtgaaaATTTGTATAATAGTTGTGCTAAGTGGTTTCCATTTAGGTATATAGACATTATCCTGGCATAGACAGTGTTGCAGTTtatgatagatcttgaaatatgttTTTTGGTGATGAATGGCCCACAAGGCCTCTTCAACATGTCATTCTCCACATACTATGCAATATTTtggtctgattcaaaatagcccaaATAAATCCATTCCAGCTCATTAATAtctacaattttattttttataattttccATATTACTAGGTTAATACTTTGTACACTCCATATTATGGTTATTATtggatgtttacagctgtttcttctaatttGTGTGGTGTGATTTACATCATCTTATGAAAGGCCTGAAAGTTTTCCTCCATTCACGTCATTAAGGTCGACTGTGCTTTCAAGAGGCACTTCTTCcacagttgtattttgagtgctcATCTTCTGGTGCTGTCTAAGAACAAGAACACCCTACGgccattcataaggttttcagaggctaATTCCTCACGAGGGGAACGCACTGCTTCGTAGTTTGCTTTTAGTCTGTGAGCTCAGCTGAAACATGTTTACAATGACGGCCCTTGGGAATATTTGAAATATCACCAGCCTAGCTTCACAGCAAAAGATAAGAAGTCACAGTAAAATAACTGACAAAGTGGGGTCCATGTGTGTAGTTAttaattatgttgttgaaaaaagtattttcAGTGAGGAAGTCTCTGTTCTTGCAAAACTCTATTGTGTGATCTCTGGCAATGATTCCACCACCGAGGTCACGTGTTCCAACTGGTgatccttcctccttgtttcctcCTTCCACaatctaatcaccaataattctgTCTGCATCGTCAGGGCATGTTTAATTAGTTTTAGGTTGCAGAAGTGATATTCTTCAATTCTTCATTGTTGACTTTCATGGTTGGTGTGAAAATTTGAATAAAAGTCATATTAAATGCTTTTTGTAGACATTTGGATAGTATCAATTGTATTTCAGGACCCGACGTGGAGCAAGtaccgccagaatgctccttagaaacaagaatggtgagactttgtctgacgCTCTTTGGACAGGTCATTAGCAGAGTGCACCCTCAGGACAAGGGCCTGATgctgggtcaagtagaaagagtgAAAGAGAAGACCCTGGACAGAGGGGCGGACACGGTAGCTCAGTGGTGGGCTCTGACAGCACAGATGTGAGGCTAGTGCAGAAGGGGCTGAGCAATAGGCTTTACGTGAATTTGCACGAATGGAAGGCTGTACTCCAACTTGTCAACCagctagcagcctgatgctaTATCCCTGGGGGGCGGGCAGGGCCCTTTTATATGAGAAACTGAGGACATATCCTCCCTCTCTTGCCCTGCACCTTCATCCTTACTCAGACACTGTGGCCGCCTTCAGGGGTGGCCCCTTGTGGGACTGCCCAACCCTGAGAACTGTCTGTCCCTGTCATGTTTCCACGGACCTTGGATCCAAGTGaccgcacccactggcctgtcatctcccTGTAGCTGGGCTTCATCTCTCTAAGTTGTCCTTGGCCTGAGACTGTGTGACTCTGGAGAGGGTTTCAGCTAACatgagatgaaatggactgggttgagatgccgtCTTGATATAAGATTGGATCTTGATACAAATTCCTTCTTATTCATAAGTGAGGGTCaattgtttgtttctctagacaattcaCACTAACGCAAATGCTGTTTGTtctttgtgcacagggttgctatgagtcagaacctgttTGAGAGTACTTTACAACAACAACCTATCAGCAGTCATGGGTATGGTACATGGTGGGGTTTTTCTATTGTGCATGTTTATGTTATgagctggagctgacttgatggagcCTAACCAAAATAACAGCAAATTTAAGGTATACATTTATGTGTATATCTCATACTATGCCCAATGGACAAATAAGATGAAATCTCTAAATTTGTGTAATGTGGTGTTTGAAAATGGAATTAACATTTAATCTTATTATAAGAAAATGAGGAAAACAATGAGACGTCTTTGATGGGTGAGACAAGCAATTAATgacagtttttaaaataaatgtctatATTTCCCcaaaacattaaaatataatGTTATATGGGGGTCAGAGTAAagaaccaaagtccatctgtagactattgaacattccctcacagaagggtcacaaggaaagaatgagacagccagagtgcaggatagcactgacggaacatacaacattcctctaattctttcatGCTTCTTCTCCCTACCTgtgatgaccccagttctaccttacacatccggctagatcagagcatatccactggtacagataagagctcttgacacgcgGAACCCAGGACAGTTAAacgcctcaggaacagtaattggagtaTCAACAGCacgaggggaggggaaaggagggaggagaagggggaaaccaactacaatgattaacgacatataactccctgccccagcctctccaggaggatgaacaacaataACGTggttgaagggaaacagcaggaaATGTAACATATGAAATAATAATCACTTAAAATTTATCACAGGTCATTGCAGTTTGGAGGGTTCAGAAGGGTTggaaaaatagaggagctgaaaccaagagctcaaacagaaagaaaatattttttaaatgatgatggcagcatatgtacaaatgttcttgacacaactgatatatggattgttataaacactataagagcacccaataaaatgattaattttaaaatattaatttaaattaaaaattaatagaTAATGTTATAGTAAATgagaacttttgttttgttttgttttttaatttaaacattttattaggggctcatacaactcttatcacaatccatacatatttttttagttgtttttttgtgtgtgtctgtgtggtggtggtgttttggggtttttttaacaatttattggggctcatacaattcttatcacagttcatacatatacatacatcaattgtataaagcacatctgtacagtctttgccctaatcattttttctccttttttctttttttacattttattagggactcatacaactcttatcaccatccatacatatacatacatcaattgtataaagcacatccatacattctctgccccagtcattctcaaggcatttgctctccacttaagccccttgcatcaggtcctcttattttttccttccctcccctttcccccctccctcatgtgcccttggtaattcatacatcgttattttgtcataccttgccccatccggagtctcccttccccccttctctgctgtccctctcccagggaagaggtcacatgtggatccttgtaatcagttcccccttcccaacccactcaccctccactctcccagcatcgtccctcacacccttggtcctgaaggtatcatccaccctggattccctgtacctccagccctcatatgtaccagtgtacagcctctgccctatccagccctgcaaggtagaattcggatcatggtagttggggggaggaagcatccaggatctgggggaaagctgtgttcttcatcggtactacctcacaccctacttaacccatctcctctcctaaacgcctctatgaggggatctccattggccaacacttgggccttgggtctccactctgcacttcccccttcagttaatatggtatatatatatatacatatatacatatacacatatatacacatacatacacacacatctttttttttgcatgatgccttatacctggtcccttggcacctcgtgatcgcactggccagtgtgcttcttccatgtgggcttttttgcttctgagctagatggccgcttgttcaccttcaagcctttaagaccccagacactatctcttttgatagccgggcaccatcagctttcttcaccacatttgcttatgcacccatttgtcttcagcgatcctatcgtggaggtgtgcagtcaatgatatgattttttgttctttgatgcctggtagctgatccctttgggaccacttgatcacacaggctggtgtgttcttccatgtggactttgttgcttctgagctagatggccgcttgtttatcttcaagcctttaagaccccagtcactatctcttttgagaaCTTTTGTGTGAAAATATGTTTAGTGTGATACtgcttatgtatatatttttttggttttttatattttaaagaagatatttatagatatataaatcacttataatattatgaaaacattaaaataatatcTAGAGGATTTTATCATAAGAATAAATAAAGAAATGGTCAGCTTTGCTATGCTAAACTCTTTTGTTTATAGCAAGGCAATCAGAAGAAACATATAAGTCCTCAAAACATTCCACTAGAATGAGAGAATCAGAATTAACAAGTATAATATAATATTAATCTTTTATTTCAGGGCTTTACTTTAAATAAGTGGCTCAGGGAAGAGACAGATGAGATTCTCCATTGGCGGGTTCTAAATCAGTCGTGATCAGCAGTATCCCTGCATACTTCTCAGTCATCAGAGAGTCAGATAAACCTGGGGTCCAGCGAAATTTCCTAAGAAGGTCCTTGCATTTCCTGTCATTATAACTGCCACGAAATTATataggtgggactatgcaaatcggGTGGGTGAAAAAATAGGGGAGGGAACTGGTTGGATAGGATCCTAATTTCTCTGTGTTTAAGAGAACTATCTCAGTAGCAGGAAGACAAGGAATTCCTGAAATATCATGGAAGAAGAGCGACCATTAGAGCACCTTTAAAATATCTTCCTTTGGTGGGCGTGGCAGGGGCATGCCATGCCAAGACCAGAACCCCAGAGAAGGAGACCAGGAGACACAGCAGAGGAGTAGCCCTGCGACTATGAGAGGGTGAGGCACAGCCCCAGGCAGATGCGAGAGGATTGCTTGAAGACCAGGGAGAGAGATTTGGCTGCTGTCGCAGGtggggtgttgctgtggaccaaggttttctgatcctggcttgtggtaacccTTAATAGACCCAATCAACTCCCACAACCGAAAacactgtctgtgagttctgagtggGCAGCTCATGGATTGTGCAACCGAGGAGATAAAGAGAATGGTCAGACAAAATCTGAGATTAAGACACATAACATCATTATCCAGAAACCAATACAGAAAGTCATCAAAATAAACTATGCTTGGGGGATGCAGAGTAGAGGAACAGTAGCATCTACATGCAACCAAGGACAGCTATAGACCATACGAAGGAAGAAATGTGAGAAGGACAGTCACATGTACAATCAAGATCAAAAACTGAACTGGTGGGAGCAAGGCAATACCATATTCCAAGCTTCCCAAATGAGTGCAGTGTAAAGTCACAATTTGGGAGCAGTGCCATGCATTCTGACATGTAAACTGCATGCACAGATCTGTGAGATGCAAAGGGAGTCTACATAATAGATATGGATTAAGAAAAGGATGTACATTGTAAGTATATTCAAATATTGTGCATTTTTTCCAGGAAGTCTGGGTCATAGATGACAAGCTctcaaagataaacaaaaacTTACTACCTTGGAGTCAATGTTGATTcaaagtgaccctaaaggacagggtagaactgcccctgtgagtttctgagactatgactctttacaggaagagaagggcctgtctttctcccatggtgcaactggtggtttcaaactgctgaccttgcagttagcaggccaaattGAGATTCCAAAAATATTATATGACTTGACCCTGCAGATTGACACAGCCCAGAATACTTATgaacacacatacaaaaacactcacaggcgcacacatacacacacacatttactgccatccagtctattctgactcacagcaacctatagGTTAGAGTAGAATGCTTAGAACACCATCTCTGTGGGTGGTTTCTTAGgtagtacatctttatgggacagaaaccctcacctttctccagcagaacagGTGGTAGGtcttaactgctgaccttctgtgaCCCACTAGCCAAGAAAGCTTCTGGCAATACTCCTACTATGTCATTACAGATGTAACAAAGGAAGCAATGTtcaaaaaggaaaataagcatTGAAACATATGAGAGCTACAAAAATTATGCACTCAAAGAGGCAAGATATCTGGTTGCAGCTATGATATCTTGCCATCTAGTATAATCCACACATCAAATTAGTACAAGACTCAAATTTAGATTGTTCTGCTAAGGAGCCTCTGCAAGGCACTCTTCATATctcggtttctcaggctgtagatGAAGGGGTTCAGCATAGGAGTGACCAAGGTGTACATCAGTGAGGCCATTGCAACCTTTCTGGCAGAAGAAGAGACAGCAGAAGTGAAGTACACCCCAATACCTGTTCCATAAAATAGGCAAACGATCGACAGGTGGGAgccacaggtggagaaggctttatacttcccacttgtAGATGAGACTCTCAGGATGGCAGAAATAATTCTCGTATAAGAGAAAAGGATCCCTGAGACTGGAACACCACCAAATATGGCAACCACACAATTTAACAGTATGGTAGTGAGGGTAGTGTCCGAACAGGCAAACTTAACTAGTTGAGGAGGATCGCAGAAGAAATGAGGGATTTCCACAGTCCTACAGAAGGTAACCTGTGACACCAACAAACACTCCAGCTGGGAGTCCAAAAGACTGATGAAAAAAGACACCAAAACTAGGAAGCCACAGCGGTGGGCGTTCATGATGACTGCATAGTGCAGCGGGGAGCATATAGCCACGAACCTGTCGTAAGCCATCATGGTGAGCAACATACTGTCCCAACATCCAAGGAGATAGAAAAAAGACACTTGTGTCAGGCAGCCCACATAGGTGATGGCTTTGTTCTGTGTCTGTATGTTCACCAGCATTTTGGGGACTGTGGTGGAGATGAAACCGATGTCCACCAAAGAGAGGTtagagaggaagaagtacatgggggtgtggaGGTGTTTATCAGAGCTGACAGCCAGGACGATGAGCAGGTTTCCAGCCACAGTGACCAGGTACATGGACAGGAACAGCCCAAAGAGGACAGGCTGCAGTGCTGGCTCCTCAGAAAGGCCCAGGAGGAGGAATTCTGGGATACTTGTTAGATTTTGTGACTCCATGTAGCTGAGACAGCATTTGGGAAAAGAAAAGATTGGTGTTAAAAGAAAACAAGTGAACTGAAAGTCAAAATTCTGCATTTTGAATGCAAGAAACTAATCAATAAAGTATGCAAATCCACAACTGTTCACATCTACAGCAATAATGTCCCAGGGCGTTCAGCAATATTTCTTGGCTGTATCACTCCAACCCAACCAGTATATTTACCTGAATTCTTTCTTCACTGTGCTCTGTGTTAGTCACCTGTTTCGCACAACCACTTCAGAGGCCCTGGGATACAGAATGTGAGACTAGCAATGGATATCAAGAAAAGAGAGCAGAGAATGAGTCAAGTCTCTGCCTCACTTATGAAGGAAGCATATGCAAGAAAGAGTGTTCATGAAAAATCCTTTTgaccaaaagaaaggaagaaccaaCTGTAATTCATGTTGaagtctgtgtgctctgatctccCTCAAGTTCTCTATGCTTTTGGCCATCAAGGTTGTAGCCTCTGCATATTCCAAATGGTTAATGAAGATTTAACCCACTCCTGTCCATCAGCATATCAATGCCCTCCCAAAGATGAAAGTGTTTCACATACAAAGTCCAGAACCAAAATACATCATATAAGGAACCATGGGTATAAAGACCATAGTAATTGACTGTCACTCAGTCTGGTAAAGAAACACTACCCTGAGACACATTCTTCCTTGGTTCATTCCAGTGACTACCTCCTGGTATGTGCACAGCTTCTTTCTGTGCTCACAGGACAATTCTGCATTTCCCATTTCGTGGGAATAAGAAATGAgatccatattttgttatgatctgtacagtagaatgcattttcataatcaatgaaacgCACAGGTGAACATTTCCTTTTGTATTTTCAACTTTCAGCCAACACCCATCTGGTAACATTAATGATCTTATCATTCCACATCCTGCTGATTTCATTTCTCCAAGAATCTCCCATTGGACTAGATCCCAGATATAAAAGAGCATGAGTAGATCTGTGAGGACTTTCTATGATATCTGTTTTATAGCTCTAATTAATATAGTGTTCCAATGCTATAGGTTTTGTGCAGATCAACACCACAAATGAGCAGAGGGGAAGTATGGTTAGATAGCCATGTGTTGACCTAGATGCATTTTTCATGCAATCAGATTTAGTTTCCCCTCGGATGTTCCGCTCTATTTTAaagtttcatttttataaaaatctAAAATTGTGAGGATAATTGAAAGCTGTGAATTTGGTAAAGGAAGTCCTAGAGCAAGTCGTCCCGCTCATCCATCGGTCTTCATTACGGCTCCTTGTTGGTAGCTGTGCTGCTGAAAGCTATGCCCCAGTGTCCTAAACCCCATCAATGTCACCCATGGCGAAGCGGTCCAGTGCGGCTTCCAAAGGACACACAGATTAGGAAGTAGAAAGATGTGGCCAACTCCTGAAAATGTAGCCTCTGAACATCTGATGAATAGCACTGGACTATTTTCTGATACAGTGCCGCAGGATGATCCCCCCAGGTTGGAAGAGACTGCATTTGAGATTGAAAAAGTGTTGTCTGCTCAAAATACACTGAACTTTAATGACAAAGCTGAAGGGGAAAAGAAACACTTGAAAACATCTATGAATAATAAGAAATTGTGCTGTATGACATatcaatctaggaaaattgaaactcATCAAAAATCAAAATGAATGCATAACATATTAACATCCTAAGCATTTGGTAAGCTGTAATGACCGATATTAGTCATATTGAATCAGATGTTTGCAAGTTCACTGCTGACAATGGAGCTACACTTTCAAAGAATGAAGTTATAGTTCTCATCAAataagggcatttcaagatctatcctgaagtacaatgctgtcattATTAGAATATTATTAGGAACAAGGAAGGGAGTATATTTCATAGAAATATAATTCAATATTACCCACCAAACATGAAAGCCAATGAAGAAAtcacagaattctaccaaattcagtctgaaattgaacaaACAATAATTGTCAGTACAGATTGCATGTGAAAGGTAGAAATCAAGAGGAAGGATTGTTAGTTAGAACATATCACATTGAAGATGGAAATGaagcaggagatcaaatgatagatttTTGCAAGGTGACTTCTTCATTTCAAATaccctttttttcaacaacaattATATGTGTGCACTGTGACAAATGGAATATACAAGAACCAAAAAATGGACCACATATGTGGGAAACCATGAAGGAAAAGTTCAATATTATCAGGATATCAAGACCAGGATCTGGCCATGGCAGAAATGATCAAGTGCTCACATGAAAGTTCAaataaaagctgaagaaaattaaaacaagttcagaaGAGTCAAAATGCCACATTAAATATGTAATGTCAAGGACAGATTACAGAAATTGATCAATGATGACTGAATCACAGAGagttgtaggatgacatcaagaacactgTGAAGAAAGCAAACGACCTTTAAACGGtcaggacagaaaaaaataatttaaaatgttaggaaagaaagaaaagagcaaagtgaatgtcagaatagactctgaaagctgctcttaattgtagagctgAAGGAAAATCGTCAAAGGGCatctcaagaagataaagtaaagcattataaaaGAAAAGTGCAAGGAATTGAACTCagaatggaagaacacactcagtatatctCAGACTGAAAGAACTGCTGGAAAACTTCAAGGTTTGAGTtggaatattgaagaattctatgatcCAAATATTCAAGGAATGGGGAGCATGCGAGGAAGACACAGTCATGgtaataaaaataattggttCACATACAACCATTTAACATGTGACAACAACGGAGAAAGTATTTCATAtctcctgtctctgttcagcagttagaagttactagccactccatgagagagagatggggctttctgcttctgtaaggagttacagtctcagacactcacaggggcatctaccctgtcctaaagggtctccATGCATTGGAACTAACTCAAttacaatgagtttgggtttggggttttgtaaTCCTATGGGACATATAGGTTTTTGGTGAGGGGGGTGTTTGTGAATTCTCAATTTATGAATGTACTCAGCAAACAATATATTCAAACTTCATTCTGATCGTGTGAACCAAGGGAAATTCTATTCCATGTTTAGCATCAATTGGTTGTTTTTGTGATGGTAGACTTTGTGTTGTCAAttacagaagagactctgaggaaACAGAAATAAATAAGACTCAATGTTTCCTTCTAAACTTTCAATAACTATTTCTATAATAATGAAAAGAAATGTCTGACAGGGATCTAGACAAAGCTTACCTTCAGATCATAGCATACTTACTGTATGGTATGAAACATCATCTaatttatattaataaaaatatgcaAAAGTGTTGTACCTGGACTATGGGAATACTTCACATGTTCAATTAATATATGATATCCATTACCATTCAACAAAGTTCTATCCATCAGCTATGCATAAACCAAAATGACTGAAAGAGATTAAGAATTTGCCCAGTGTCTCACAAATCAAAAGGAGGCTAACAGGACTCACAAAGAGATGTCCATGCACAGAGCAACTTCcctctattttttatttttaaaaatgtttaaaatggaAATCCAAGAAATTTAACCAAAAATACAGCTAAATTATACCATTGAACTCATCCAAATTAGGCTGCTtatgtcaaggtcagcagtctaaaACACCAACTGAtctcaaggagaaagatgaagtttgctGTTCAGATTTAGTCTCAGCAaaacacagtggcagttctactctgtcctgtagggtacatgtgagtcagaatcaacccgatACCGATTGGTGAGTTTTTCTTGAGATCCAGATGAACGCAATTTCAAGAATAATGGAAGAAAAGGCAGGTGAGACATAATTCAGGGCCAGAATGAGAAACTGGTCTGCTCTGAGTTTCATGCAGCAGATTGTTACATGGTTCTCACCGGAAGCTCGGTCATGTATCCTTCATGCAAAAAGGAACCCCACAACTGTCCACGGTGGTCTGCAGTAATTaaaccacccctccaccccaacaCATGAGAACACAGGGAGTAGGTAGTCTATACCTGGAGAGAACAGGGGAGTGAAATGGCAATGTCTGGTGGCAGGAGAGAAAGTAGACAAGCAATCTGGGTCTGGAGTCAGACTTCTGATCTCAATTTTAATGATTTAGTACAAGTTGCAGATTTAGTACGTGATGTAGTACAAGTTGCGGGAAAAGGTTGTGCTCTTTACCTGTGAAATTACAACAAAGTATGCTGCTATTTCCAAGGTGAACTTGTGCAACTAAAAGGAAGAAGCTATGTAGAAAACTTACCTCAGATCCTGGCCCTGGGCAGCCTCCATGTTGTTTATGATTTTGTGGTTGTGATATAATATTTATGATATTGTGATGACTGCCATCATCCTTACTATTGCCATGACCATCCAGATCATTTTGAAGTGTTTAGGGGTCAAGTAAGAAGAACCCATTTCTTGCGTTGGTTGGGTACTGCACATGGGAAGTAGAGCAGATGCAGTACATACACCAACTCTCAATGAGCATCCTCCCACTTTTATTAAAAGCAGCAGCAGAGACTGTTCAGGTCTCTGAGCTGAAGCCTAGCACTCAGGACCTCCTATTGATCCATCCTAACTGTGCCGTTGGTCCTGATGGGAGGTAACACACACTGCAACCTATCTAAGTATGCACTGCGCCCTCTCTCTCCGTCTCTCATTGCACTCGTGGGATTTCGAAGGGTTTCTGCTGTGGAATGACCATGAAGTCCGGTCATGACATCTCTCTTCTGGTCAGTAAACAAGGGGGGCGG
Proteins encoded in this window:
- the LOC142444980 gene encoding olfactory receptor 7E24-like — encoded protein: MESQNLTSIPEFLLLGLSEEPALQPVLFGLFLSMYLVTVAGNLLIVLAVSSDKHLHTPMYFFLSNLSLVDIGFISTTVPKMLVNIQTQNKAITYVGCLTQVSFFYLLGCWDSMLLTMMAYDRFVAICSPLHYAVIMNAHRCGFLVLVSFFISLLDSQLECLLVSQVTFCRTVEIPHFFCDPPQLVKFACSDTTLTTILLNCVVAIFGGVPVSGILFSYTRIISAILRVSSTSGKYKAFSTCGSHLSIVCLFYGTGIGVYFTSAVSSSARKVAMASLMYTLVTPMLNPFIYSLRNRDMKSALQRLLSRTI